The Macaca fascicularis isolate 582-1 chromosome 11, T2T-MFA8v1.1 genome includes a region encoding these proteins:
- the LOC102128144 gene encoding ubiquitin-conjugating enzyme E2 C-like: MASQHRDPVATSVTAAHKGAEPSGGAARGPVGKRLQQELMTLMMSGDKGISAFPESDNLFKWVGTIHGAAGTVYEDLRYKFSLEFPSGYPYNAPTVKFLTPCYHPKVDTQGNICLDILKDKWSALYDVRTILLSLQSLLGEPNIDSPLNTHAAELWKNPTAFKKYLQETYSKQVTSQEP; encoded by the coding sequence ATGGCTTCCCAACACCGCGACCCGGTAGCCACTAGCGTCACCGCCGCCCATAAAGGAGCCGAGCCGAGTGGGGGCGCCGCCCGGGGTCCCGTGGGCAAAAGGCTACAGCAGGAGCTGATGACCCTCATGATGTCTGGCGATAAAGGGATTTCTGCCTTCCCTGAATCAGACAACCTTTTCAAATGGGTAGGGACCATCCATGGAGCAGCTGGAACCGTATATGAAGACCTGAGGTATAAGTTCTCACTAGAGTTCCCCAGTGGCTACCCTTACAATGCGCCCACGGTGAAATTCCTCACACCCTGCTACCACCCCAAGGTGGACACCCAGGGTAACATATGCCTGGACATCCTGAAGGACAAGTGGTCTGCCCTATATGACGTCAGGACCATTCTGCTCTCCCTCCAGAGCCTTCTAGGAGAACCCAACATTGATAGTCCCTTGAACACGCATGCTGCCGAGCTCTGGAAAAACCCCACAGCTTTTAAGAAGTACCTGCAAGAAACCTACTCAAAGCAGGTCACCAGCCAGGAGCCCTGA